The following DNA comes from Gammaproteobacteria bacterium.
TAACTCAGCGACGAGAAGCCCGTGCCGAAGTCGTCGATGGCGATGGTGATGCCTGCCGCTTTCAAAGCCAGCAGAACGCGTTCCGCCTGCTCGGTTTGCAGCAGGCTTTCGGTCAGCTCGACTTCGACACAGGAATGATCGAGGCCAGACTCCGCAAGGGCGCGAGCGAACACCTGCTGGATGTTTTTCTGGCGGAACTGCCGGGCGGAGACATTCACCGCGAGCCGCACCGGCGCGAAGCCCTGGGCGCGCCACGCCTGGATCTGGGCGCAGGCGGCGCGTATCACCCACTCGCCAATCGGGACGATCAGGCCGCGCTCTTCGGCCAGGGGAATAAACTCCATCGGGGGGCACAAGCTGGTCCGAATCGGGACTGCGCCAGCGCAACAGAGCCTCGACAGTATCGATCTGACCACTGGCGAGATTAATCTGAGGCTGGTAATGCAACACAAATTCGTCGCGCTCGAGCGCGCGACGCAGCGCCCGGTCCAGGGTCATTCGGCTGGAGGCCTGGACGCTTAAGTCCAATGAATACTGCTGATAGCTGTTGCCGCCCTGCTTGGCCAGATACATGGCGGCGTCGGCGTTTTTGAGCAGGCCGTGAGCCTCTTGTCCATCATCCGGATAAAAACTGATGCCGATACTGGCGGTGACAAAAAGGTCGGTCCCATCCAGCGCCACGGGTTTGGATATGGCCCGCAGTATTTTTTGGGCGACGCGATTGGCGTCATTCATGCGGGCAATGTCCGCCAGTATCAGGACAAACTCGTCGCCTCCGAATCGCCCGACCGTATCGCTGCTCCGCACGCAGCCGACTAGCCGGGCGGCGACGCTCTTGAGCAGACGATCACCCACCTCGTGTCCGAGCGTATCGTTGATGTGCTTGAATCCGTCCAGGTCCAGGAACAGGATCGCAATTATCTGTTTGTGTCGCGACGCCACTGCCAGTTCATGTGTCATGCGGTCCATGAACAGCACGCGGTTGGGCAGCTCGGTCAGGGTGTCGTAGTTGGCCAGATAAACCAGGCGATCCTCGGATTGCTTGCTTGCGGTGGTGTCGCGCGCGACCGATAACAGCCGCACGATCTCGCCTGCCGCGTTACGCACCGGCGTGACCATTACATCCCACCATTTGGGTGTACCCTTCGCTGTCGGGCAAAGCTCTTGGAAGCGCCCGACAGCGCCGGCTAGCGCCTTTGTCACGGCGGCGATGGGTTCCGGGCGCACGCGGCTTGGCCACAACTCAGCCCATGCACGGCCGATGAACGGGCTGAAGTCATCAATCTCCATCAAACTCATTCCCGGGCCGTTCATGAAGAGGAGTTTCCCGTCCGTGTTCAGCACGTTGACGCAGTCTGCGCTGCTTTCCATCAGACTGCTGTTGAGCGCTTCGCTGTCCCTCAAGGCCTCCTCGTCCCGTTTCCGCTCGGTGATGTCACGCGCGATCTTCACGAAGCCGCGGATCTGACCGAATTCGTCGTGCAGTGGCGTTACCATCCCGCTGGCGAAAAAGCGGCTGCCATCCTTGCGCACGTGCCAGCGCTCGTCGTCGCCGCGCCCGGTCGCCTGCGCCTGCTCGACTTCCGCCTCGGCGGTCCCGCCGGCCTGGTCTTTAGGGGTGAAGAGAAGCTCGAACGACTGGCCGATGACCTCCTTTTCACTGTAGCCGAAGATGCGCTCAGCACCCGGATTCCAGCTGCTGATCCGCTCTTCCATATCGAGCGTGAGGATAGCGTAGTCGCGCAATCCTTCCACCAGCAGGCGGAAGTGCGCTTCGCTCTGGCGCAGTGCCGCCTCGGTACGCTTACGCTCCGCAAGCTCTGCTTCCAGGTCAGCGGTGCGTTCCGCCACGCGCTGTTCCAGTTCCTGATTCAAGCGCTCCAGCGCACGGGTTTTCCGGAAAAGATCGGCGAAGACCGTCACGCGCGCCCGTAGCAGCTCTGGCTCGATTGGCACGGAGACATAATCCACCGCGCCGGATTCATAACCCTTGAGTCGATCGAGGTCGCTCGATGCGAC
Coding sequences within:
- a CDS encoding diguanylate cyclase, with the protein product MSTDKVNILLVDDQPGKLLTYEAILSDLDENLIKASSGKEALEHLLETEFALVLLDVCMPNIDGFELAGLIRQHPRCQKTAIIFVTAVASSDLDRLKGYESGAVDYVSVPIEPELLRARVTVFADLFRKTRALERLNQELEQRVAERTADLEAELAERKRTEAALRQSEAHFRLLVEGLRDYAILTLDMEERISSWNPGAERIFGYSEKEVIGQSFELLFTPKDQAGGTAEAEVEQAQATGRGDDERWHVRKDGSRFFASGMVTPLHDEFGQIRGFVKIARDITERKRDEEALRDSEALNSSLMESSADCVNVLNTDGKLLFMNGPGMSLMEIDDFSPFIGRAWAELWPSRVRPEPIAAVTKALAGAVGRFQELCPTAKGTPKWWDVMVTPVRNAAGEIVRLLSVARDTTASKQSEDRLVYLANYDTLTELPNRVLFMDRMTHELAVASRHKQIIAILFLDLDGFKHINDTLGHEVGDRLLKSVAARLVGCVRSSDTVGRFGGDEFVLILADIARMNDANRVAQKILRAISKPVALDGTDLFVTASIGISFYPDDGQEAHGLLKNADAAMYLAKQGGNSYQQYSLDLSVQASSRMTLDRALRRALERDEFVLHYQPQINLASGQIDTVEALLRWRSPDSDQLVPPDGVYSPGRRARPDRPDWRVGDTRRLRPDPGVARPGLRAGAARGECLRPAVPPEKHPAGVRSRPCGVWPRSFLCRSRADRKPAANRAGGTRSAGFESGRHHHRHRRLRHGLLVAELSQALSRGYAQDRSLVYARNP